The Nocardioides marmorisolisilvae genomic interval AAGATCGGCCGGCGGCTCTACACGACCGTCGGCGACCTGCGCGCCTGGATCCGCTCACAGCGGCTCGCGTCCAAGCCAGCACTCCCCCGGCCGAAGGCGGTGTGACGGAGATGGATGACCCGCGCAACGTCTTCATGTCCGCGCACGACGTGCTCGAGCGTTACGGCTGGGGCAAGACGAAGGGCTACCAGAACCTCAAGAACCGCGATCTCGTGCCGCCGCCGGTGATGACACATCCGGATCGCTGGCGGCTCGATCAGCTGCTCGCGTGGGAGGAGAAGCGGATTGCCCTGGCCGAAGCTGCGCTGGAGACGCTCGTTGCGCCCGAACGGGAGGAGGTGAAGCTCGTGGAGATGCTCCCCCAACCCAAGCGACGGTCGCACTCAGCGTGAGGCGGCGATGCTGTCGATGAAGTTCTGTACACGGCCGACGGCTTGGCCCACGTCCGCAGCGAGCCCGATCTGTTCGAGACCTTCGAGTGCTCGGACGTAGATCGCCTCCCATCCGGGTTGGGCCGCCAGCGTCGGTGGCCAGCCGTGCTTGCCCCGGGCCTCGAATACCGCACGGCAGGCCGACTCCGTCTCGGCGAGCGGGTCATCGACCGTGAGCGCTTCGAGCAGTTGAAGATCGACCAGGTCGCGGGCTCGGTCGTTGGTACGCGGTGGCTCGACGGGCTCGCTGCTGGCGTGGATCTTCTGCGCGATCTGCCAGGGCGTTGTCATACAGGGGACCGCGACCGCGGACGGCAGACCGACGAGCGCCAGCGCATCGGACTCGACCATGTCGTGCGCCTCGGCGTTGCCCGCCTCGGTGGGCGAGATCTCGATCGGGACGGAGACGAACGGCTTGCCCCGGTAGGCCAGCTTTGCCGTCAGGCGGTGCGGCGTGCCCACCAGCCCGGGCACCTCGAAAGGCACTGGAGTCGTGAAGGTCGCGGTGAACCCTTCCCAGCCATCGGCGCCGACGTCAACGAGTCGCTCGTAGGCCGTTTCGATGTCACCGCGAAGGACCGCGTCGAGATCCTTCGACGTACGCGACTCGGGGATGCCGCGCCGCAGCTCGAGCGAGGCTCCGCCCTTCACCAACAGGATCGGCGCGCCGCGGTCATCCGCTGCGAGATTCATGAACTGCGCGACGACGAGGACTCCGACGTGCTGCTGTAGTCGCCCGAAGACGACGCCCTCCCGCTTCGCCGCCGCAGTGAGTCGGTCCCGCAGTGCGCGCAGGTTCGACGGCGAGGAGTCGTAGCGTGCCGTCATCCGTCCGTCCTTCCCGAGATGTGGTGGAGGTCGATCTCGCCGCGAAGCGCCTCGACCTCGCGAGGACGAACCACCCCCCCGGCCGCAGCTTGGTCAATCGCCCGACGGAGCTGCGCCGGGTCGACGCCGGCACCGAGACAGTCGCGGATGGTACGCACGACGGTCGTCACCGGCAGGTCGTCCTTCTCCGTCACGTCTGCGTCGGAAAGCAGTCGACGATGCAATCGATACAGGTCACCACCGGCCGCCCGTGGATGGTTGTCGCGTGGGACGGTCAGATGGATCCGCGACGGGTTGACATCCGACAGACCGTGCAGCACCAGCGCCGACTCATGAGAGACCACTCCCCGGCCCAGGGTCCAGGCAACCGCCTCCGCCAGTTCGTCATGCTCAGTCCTCGGCAGAACCGGCACGCGATAGACACCCCGCGCCACGCGCTCCAGGCGACCCCGGGCCGCCATCAGCCGGAGCTGGGTAGGGTCGATCCCGAGATCGCGAGCATCACGGGTCGTCACGTACCCGTGTTGCTCAATGGCTCGCTCAAGAACCTGGTCTCGGATGGTCATGTGCTAGAGCGTATCAAATTGATACGGAATAGCCCACACCGCTTTCAGTCACCCAACTCGCTTCCCCGCCAGGATGTCGGCCTGCTCGGCCATGCGATCGATGCCGCCGTACGCGTCGATGATCACCTGGTTGCGAGCAACGACCGTGACGCCGTCAAGATCGACGCGCCCGATCTCACTCACACCGTCGAACGGAATGAGGGTGACCCGCGTCCCGAACGACCCGGGCTCCTTTCGCACGAGGCCGGCCGCCTCGGCTGCACGCGCGATATCCCTCACGTAGAGCACCGGCCAAGCCTCACCGGCGCTCGATCGGTACAGGTTTGCACCGGCGTCACCAGTCAATGCATAGTCGATCCCGGACCTGCTGAAGGAGTCGGCGATGTCGCATGAGGACGCACCAGCCTCGAAGTCCACCGACCCAGCGCGTCGGGTCAGCCTGGCGGCGCGTCCCGCGCGGAAGAGCAGGTCCGCTTCCTTGCCCGCGGCGACCCGACCAGTGCCGTCCACGAGTCCGATCCGCGACCACCGCTGGCGCCACACGTCAACACCAGGCGTTACTGCGACGCCGAGCCCTGGGTCGAGCGCGAGACGCGCGGTTGCGATCGCATCCACATCCGCGAGGCCGGTGAAGCCGATCGGCTCCCCCAAGACCGTCAGGATCTCCTGTGCCAGATCGAAGGAAGGGCTGACCGCACCGGACTCGATCCGCGTGACCGTGGTCGGGGCAACGTCGACCAGCGCCGCAACCTGACGCGCACTCAGCCCGTTCACGCGGCGCAGTGTCGAGATGCGCTCTGCCAGGTCCACATCCACCAGTCTACGAAGCTGTTGCAAATTCGCAACAGGTTAAGAATCGGCTGGAAAGCTAACATGTCTTCGCGACGTGTCAGGTCACCGAACACGTCGAGATCGGCTGCCACAGGGTCACCAGTGATGGGCCCGAGTGATACACGAGAGTGATACACGAGGCCCCGGAATCGGCGTCAAACGGCGGCGCCATACGAAACAGGGCTAGACGCGAAACCCCTTCTGACCTGCGGTTTCGCGGATTTCCGTCGACAGCCGTTGAAGGTTAAACCTCGTGGCACCAGTGGCAGGCGGCGTACCCGACGGACAGGAGAATCGGTGTATCCCGACGCTTCGCCTCGGCGAACGCGTCAGGCCCCCACTCCCACCAATCCACCGGATTTTGGGCGTGCTGGAGCAGATACGGGCTTGTCGCGCTGGCGAGCCGGTTGGCCATTTCCCATGACTCCTGACGACTGCGTACGTGCATCACTGTTCCGTGACGCACAGGAGTGGTACCCGAACCTGAGGTATCAGGGATACCAGCCGGAATGAGGCGGCTCGTCAGGGGGCTGGGTGCTTCGCCGAGTTGGCCTGCATCTTGCGCATCGCGGCCTCGCCCAGGTCGACGCCGACGACGTCCGCAAGCCGCACCAGATAGAGCAGCACATCGGACAGCTCCTCACCGAGCCGCGAGCGCAACGGTTCCTTCTCGGCCAACGCGACGACGTCGCCGGCCGGGAGCCATTGCAGCAGCTCGGTTAGTTCGCCGACCTCGCCCACGAGGGCCAGCGCCAGAGACTTGGGATCGTGGAACCGCTCCCAGTCGCGATCGTGGGTGAACTTCCGCATCGCGTCGCGCAGTGAATCCAACGAGGTCATGACGGCACCCTCGCAAATACCAGGCCCTCGAGCAGCGCCTGGGTCTCCGGATCGGTGGAGAAGATCGTGGTCCCGCGCATGCCCCGGGTCAGCAACACCTTGTAGGTGTTGCGCACCGCCCGGTCGAACTCGTCGGCGGTCCCACGCTTGGCTTGGGTGTCGAAGCTCCGCTCCGGGTGCGACTCCCACCGGTCCCCACGCCAGACGAAGTCGGCGCCCATGATCACGCCCGCGTAGTCGTACTCGAAGCCTTGCGCGGTGTAGACACAACCGACCTGCTCGAAACCGGCGGGGTCGGACGCCCAGTAGGGCGTGCCCGGGGCCCCTGCATGCGATGTGTCCTTCTTGTTGTTCCACGGTCGCGACCAGTCCCCAATCACGACGTCTGGAACGAGCCCGCCTCCAACGATCGGGTCACTCCACTTCCAGGT includes:
- a CDS encoding helix-turn-helix transcriptional regulator, coding for MDLAERISTLRRVNGLSARQVAALVDVAPTTVTRIESGAVSPSFDLAQEILTVLGEPIGFTGLADVDAIATARLALDPGLGVAVTPGVDVWRQRWSRIGLVDGTGRVAAGKEADLLFRAGRAARLTRRAGSVDFEAGASSCDIADSFSRSGIDYALTGDAGANLYRSSAGEAWPVLYVRDIARAAEAAGLVRKEPGSFGTRVTLIPFDGVSEIGRVDLDGVTVVARNQVIIDAYGGIDRMAEQADILAGKRVG
- a CDS encoding nucleotide pyrophosphohydrolase; translation: MTSLDSLRDAMRKFTHDRDWERFHDPKSLALALVGEVGELTELLQWLPAGDVVALAEKEPLRSRLGEELSDVLLYLVRLADVVGVDLGEAAMRKMQANSAKHPAP
- a CDS encoding nucleotidyl transferase AbiEii/AbiGii toxin family protein, with the protein product MTARYDSSPSNLRALRDRLTAAAKREGVVFGRLQQHVGVLVVAQFMNLAADDRGAPILLVKGGASLELRRGIPESRTSKDLDAVLRGDIETAYERLVDVGADGWEGFTATFTTPVPFEVPGLVGTPHRLTAKLAYRGKPFVSVPIEISPTEAGNAEAHDMVESDALALVGLPSAVAVPCMTTPWQIAQKIHASSEPVEPPRTNDRARDLVDLQLLEALTVDDPLAETESACRAVFEARGKHGWPPTLAAQPGWEAIYVRALEGLEQIGLAADVGQAVGRVQNFIDSIAASR
- a CDS encoding type IV toxin-antitoxin system AbiEi family antitoxin domain-containing protein, which translates into the protein MTIRDQVLERAIEQHGYVTTRDARDLGIDPTQLRLMAARGRLERVARGVYRVPVLPRTEHDELAEAVAWTLGRGVVSHESALVLHGLSDVNPSRIHLTVPRDNHPRAAGGDLYRLHRRLLSDADVTEKDDLPVTTVVRTIRDCLGAGVDPAQLRRAIDQAAAGGVVRPREVEALRGEIDLHHISGRTDG